AAAGCTGAAATAGACCTTTAAAATGATACCTGGATTTTGAAAATTGGTTGAGAATTGATaaagttatgatatttataatatcatgtatcacattaaaatataatacattattacaatagaagtcgtgtgactgaaattcacataatctaattctaattaatcataattaataattaatcataatcataatctaattcgaagtgatgttaactatattaccatttaacaacaagttatatcagaaaacaatgagataaaactacacaacactggtatcagtaccgatttcaagaaaacactgtgggaatgagttaaaccgagacgccgcttttagcctaaagttgcTAGCTACCGTGACGTTCGATACACCAATGTCAATCATGACTACTTATTTTCCGCGGTCTAGTAAAATACTTTCGCCTGCACGGATTTCGATTAAATTTGGTCAGTATTGAGACAAATCTGTATTTTTAGGTCCACATATATTTCGATGGTGTCCGGAGCGttgatgaagaaaacagaccgcttgaaaacaacaaagtaTCTTCTCGCTGGTCTCCCGACCTGAAATCGCCTCAGAGTTGACTATAAATAGTGCCTGATgactggctgggttgtgcttGACGAAGTCACTGTAGTATTCAGGAAAAAACATACACCTGCTAGGCGGTGAGGAGTGATGTTATATAACACCTttacaaaagtacaacgtagtttggaacacattactgaGACAGAATTTTTCGCATCGAACGTTGGTTCGTCAGCATACCTACTACATATGGCACACCCTCGGCCGCTCATcaatcgttacacgccaccccccgctcaaccaacaacttacgttcgccacgccacgccccccccccccacgtgtgCGCACGTGAGCGTTGTGCACCACCCGGTGGCCatcctagggttagggttagtggccatcctagggttagggttagtgttagtggcCACCCTACAACACACAGCGAGAGCTCACCAGCGCGGAACTATGAGAGCCTACCACCCTGAAAACGTACCTACCTGCTCTGTTGATGATGTGACCATCGTTGACGTTCATGAACCGATACACCTGATGTGCACACAGACTGCGCAAGGACCTGCAATATTCTCCTCACAATACTGTATTGTCATTTTTTTTATCCTGTTTTCGTAGTTTTTATGAGCTAGAAGCCcaaattatgtaaaaataatcaaatcaaaacTTGAAATCATTTAAATAGTGGGCCCTGAATCTATAATCTATGAATTATGAAAATTAATAAACTTTtccatgatatatatatatatatatatatatatatatatatatatatttggaatTGGTGTGTATAACCTACccagcatggacgtaattttgatttcaaaagtgggggggacatggattcgtcgctatttaaatatttggttttaaccgtaaaaactggaggggaccaaaaccggcttttgaaaaaagcccccccccaaattacgtccgtgcactGAATAACGTACACTGGGATTTCATGAAGCCTCTGCTCGCTAGAGTCGGCGAATCAACGTAAAAAAAGTATAAATAGTTTCAATCAGAACAGCAGGTAACGTTTCTCTTGTAATGGGGTAATCAGAGTCATGAATGAGGACCAACACGTGACCAACACCACCCACGTGCCTCTGTTGACGCTTCTCCGCTGCTGTTCCGGCCGACGCGACTCCGCCTCTCCAGCGCGCCATAGTTACTGTAACTATAGTTACTAAAAGAGCGGAGAGGTGTGCGGAACACGCACCAGAGCAGGTACTAAAAACTACACGTTTCTGCCCGCCCTGTTTCGCTAACCAATTAACGTTCACTTCGTCACGACGTCGTACGTGGTGACGTCAGCAGAAAAAGGTCACGAGGCCAAATGAATATTTCCGGGAGAGAAACAGGAAAAGTGATGTGTTGTAaccattgaaaaaaaaaaatacagtcgctttgtttgttttccgtatattattatttaataattaGTTTTTTTGTTGCTTTGCCACCTTTATGTAATCTGATTTTAATCTGAATCCATGTGCGCGTGgttattattcatatttttgtgtgttttgttattGCTTCACAAACTAAGAACTGGGTTGTCTGCTGATCTGCTGGTATAACTAACTGTGAGACATCATACATTTTTtacaattaaaaatgtaaatgtgcaaaAATGTGCCTTTAGGATTTAGTTAAGCCATATTTTCTATGTATATGAAATAGGGAAACATTTGATGTTCACAAAAACACTTAAATTTAGATTTTTTGTTGCCTATATTCGACATTTCATATAAAATATGCACTAATATTTAAAATAGAAGGTATTTAACAAAAGTTCAAGCTTGTTAGACAGACTGTATGATGTCTTATACCAAAATAGTCAACAACACTGTGAGAACAGCACTGATAACCAATATGTTGCTGACAGATACAGCATTACTTCCAGAATAGTATAAGACTTCTCGTTTGTTCAGAGACTGCACAGGGCGGAAGGTTTCCATCATCGTGCTTCCATTTCCGAACTTTAGATCAGAGAATGCAGACAGCTGTGAAAATAAAATCATCTGTTTATGCTGTACAGTGTGtacacaacaaacacagcacTTATACCACTTAGAACTTGAAGTCactggttccctgtcctgttcTTGGGGGTGTCCTCATCTTTGAGACATCCCTCACTGACACTCCCAGCCTTAGCCCAGGGCGTCCTTCATATTTAACTGATGAGCGGAATCAGGACTTGCAGATGAAAATGCACAAAACCTGAGAGAACTGACACAAGACCTGCTTCTCAGTAATCAGGAGCCAGGTTCAAATTTTGGTGCTAGTTCAACAACAGTCTGCCTCGATACACACTACCAGGGGGTGGACACACTCTGGAATAGAACCGATATATAACAGTGTCGGCTGGACTGGGCCGCTTTGGACTTGGTTGAGAACATATGCTGTAACTTACTTGCTGTTTACTGAGCATAATGGTGTCTGTGAACACTGTCCAGGTGACGGCCTCTGTGCAGTTGGGTGTAGTTAGGGAGCCCTGATAACGGAAGTAAGACAACGGCTTTTGTGACGGGATGAGCATCTCCAGAGACAAAGGTCCAAGGCTTGACCACGTGTCTGCAAATGAAAATACAGCTAAACACAGCCAAGATAGCACTGCGCTGGATGACCACATCAGTGCCGCGTCTCTGCCATGTCTGCCACATTGCCATGTTGCTGCTATGTTGATGTCACTCAGTGTTGAGAATGGTCTGAACTAAAGCATAAGTGTCCACTCAGCATAAGTATTGTGGGCAGAAACTGAGCAGTGATGAATGGGGCACAGTATCACTCTGTGGCTGCAGAGGGGGCACAGTCTAAAAATTTGAGAAAATTGTTGAAAATCCTCAACAATTTCTACAAGTGCATCATTGAGTCCGTCCTGACCAACAGCATTACTGTGTGGTACGGCAGCACTACTGCAAAGGACCACAAACACCTTCAGAGTAAAAACAGCCACAAAAATCACAGGGATTAAACAGCCCTCTCTACAGAGCATTTACCAACGCAGAGTTCACAGGAGAGCCGCCTCCGTCATcaaagaccccacccacccccaacacagacTATTCACACTATTATCATCATCAaagaccacacccacccccaacacggACTATTCACACTCTTACCATCATCAaagaccacacccacccccaacacggactattcacactcttaccatcatcaaagaccccacccacccccaacacggactattcacactcttaccatcatcaaagaccccacccacccccaacacggACTATTCACACTCTTACAATCATCAaagaccacacccacccccaacacggactattcacactcttaccatcatcaaagaccccacccacccccaacacggactattcacactcttaccatcatcaaagaccccacccacccccaacacggACTATTCACACTATTATCATCATCAaagaccacacccacccccaacacggACTATTCACACTCTTACCATCATCAaagaccacacccacccccaacacggactattcacactcttaccatcatcaaagaccccacccacccccaacacggactattcacactcttaccatcatcaaagaccccacccacccccaacacggACTATTCACACTCTTACAATCATCAaagaccacacccacccccaacacggactattcacactcttaccatcatcaaagaccccacccacccccaacacggactattcacactcttaccatcatcaaagaccccacccacccccaacacggACTATTCACACTCTTACCATCATCAaagaccacacccacccccaacacggACTATTCACACTCTTACAATCATCAaagaccacacccacccccaacacggACTATTCACATTCTTACCATCATCAaagaccacacccacccccaacacggactattcacactcttaccatcatcaaagaccccacccacccccaacacggACTATTCACACTCTTACCATCATCAaagaccacacccacccccaacacggACTATTCACACTCTTACCATCATCAaagaccacacccacccccaacacggACTATTCACACTCTTACCATCATCAaagaccacacccaccccaacacGGACTATTCACACTCTTACCATCATCAaaaaccacacccaccccaacacGGACTATTCACACTCTTACCGTCATCAaagaccacacccaccccaacacGGACTATTCACACTCTTACCGTCAGGCCGGAGGTACAGGAGTGTGAAGTGCAGAACCAGCAGGTTAAAGAACTCTTTTTTTCCCACTGCCATCAGACTCTTGAACAGCTGAGCTGATTTCTACCTCACAAACTCTTTTGCACTAACTTGCACTACATTACGGATTACTGCAATATATTTAATACTTAATGTATCCTACCATTGCACAATGTAAatcatttttgtattttgtatttctttGAGAGTATGTTTGTTATATATTTCCATTACTTTTCTATTCTTTTTTTACTCattatttcttatttatttacattattacatccAGGATGGACAGCAAAGTAGGAATTTCATTGTACAGGGAAACTTGCTCCTTactgtgcatatgacaataaagcttTGAATCCTTTTAAtcctttaaaatatataaaatatatccTGATAAGCTGTgtaaggtgggggaggggattgGTGTAGTGACTTTTGGCTGTTGAGTTCTATATGATATACCATAAAATATCATAAAACAATATGATTCTcacaaacaaaagaaggaaCATGCTGTCGAACAAAGCAATAAATGTGAAAATTACCTTGCTGTGTAATTTTTGCTAGGGCATTTATGATGGTTTCATATTTCTTGTTTGTGGTTTCTGACTCCTGTTGGATAAGCAAGGACACTGTGAAAAGTCTTCATGTTGTAAATATTTTGTTATTTAAAGTTTGCTAATTACTTTTCTAATTTAATTAACTATGACATtagttattctttttttttatattgctAAGTGTTTTGGAGTACAATAAACATGGTGCTAACCTGGTACCACACTCCCAGGACTGCTACCCCAAAGGGGTCTTTAACGGCATCTGATACAGAGCTGTATTTATCCTTTATGTGAACAATATGCATCTATGGAGGTAAAAGACATGTACGAACATAACCCATTACTAAGACATGCATGAACATAACCCATTACTAAGCAAATTAACTAAAACAACTGATGCCCATACGCAGATGGTAACCGTGGCATTATCACTGTCTGTATCTCATCCTAAAGGAGAAGCTGAGAACGGTTCTGCAGACGTTGGTCTGATACCTCCATGGGGAACTGGTCTCCATCCAGCGTGTGCTCAGATCCTGGTCCTCCCCCACTGCCCCAGTGAAAATGGATCTCCATGGCTTTGTAAGCCCCCTCAAGCCCTCCACCTGCCACCCGTGCATTTCCGGATAAATTGACCTTCACTGAAGATGAGAAAGTGTAGCAAAAAGCAGAAGCTTGAGACTGTGAGGGAAATGGGATGGATGGAGAGACCACGAAGTGCTTTGACATTTAGGAGGAGCAGTGAGTACTTAAAACGGGAAGGAATGAGTAACCAGAGGTGTTGATGTAGAAGGTAATGTGAGCAGAGTATTTCATACGTATGATGACTCATATAGCTTTGAATAGAGTTTGAATTGAAGCTGATTTTGCAACTCAGCAGGCACATGAACAGAGAGGGAACTgcaataatcaataatcaataatcaatgCATTAGAAAATGAAGGTGTTTACCAGTATGGCCATTGTTAATGATGATGCCGTTGAATGTGTGTTGATAATCTTGAAACGTCAGTGGAGTGAGGTTATTCTCGCTAACAGCTCGTTTTGTTACGATGTTAATAGGTGATTGCCTTTCCCCCCCACAGCTGGGTGCAACATCTGCCCATTTTTTGGGTCCTATAGAACAAGATCCCCTTAATACATACATAAACTAATttcattaaaacatttttaggTGAAAATCTTCCATGTGTGAGAAATACTCACCTTTGCAGGGATTGCTACAGGAGAATTGTGATTCATAGCACCATTCTAAAAGAGGAGTTCACATTTACGTCATCACAATTTTTGACTGACAATGTTAACAAGATAATGCTAAAATGTCTGACAATATTCAAGAACACTCAATAATAGACTGCTGATGTTCTTGAGAATATATCACCTTTTTGATAATTTAATAACCTGTtagtgggcagtcatggcctggtggtagggaactggtcttgtgaccggagggtcgtgggttcgattcccagacctg
This sequence is a window from Brachyhypopomus gauderio isolate BG-103 chromosome 16, BGAUD_0.2, whole genome shotgun sequence. Protein-coding genes within it:
- the ca4b gene encoding carbonic anhydrase 4b isoform X2, with the protein product MYSFCVLLLFGSLLRITGGAEWCYESQFSCSNPCKGPKKWADVAPSCGGERQSPINIVTKRAVSENNLTPLTFQDYQHTFNGIIINNGHTVKVNLSGNARVAGGGLEGAYKAMEIHFHWGSGGGPGSEHTLDGDQFPMEMHIVHIKDKYSSVSDAVKDPFGVAVLGVWYQESETTNKKYETIINALAKITQQDTWSSLGPLSLEMLIPSQKPLSYFRYQGSLTTPNCTEAVTWTVFTDTIMLSKQQFSQVLCIFICKS
- the ca4b gene encoding carbonic anhydrase 4b isoform X1 translates to MYSFCVLLLFGSLLRITGGAEWCYESQFSCSNPCKGPKKWADVAPSCGGERQSPINIVTKRAVSENNLTPLTFQDYQHTFNGIIINNGHTVKVNLSGNARVAGGGLEGAYKAMEIHFHWGSGGGPGSEHTLDGDQFPMEMHIVHIKDKYSSVSDAVKDPFGVAVLGVWYQESETTNKKYETIINALAKITQQDTWSSLGPLSLEMLIPSQKPLSYFRYQGSLTTPNCTEAVTWTVFTDTIMLSKQQLSAFSDLKFGNGSTMMETFRPVQSLNKREVLYYSGSNAVSVSNILVISAVLTVLLTILV